A window of Ipomoea triloba cultivar NCNSP0323 chromosome 2, ASM357664v1 contains these coding sequences:
- the LOC116007638 gene encoding pectinesterase 1-like, producing the protein MGPVNFVKGYGVVVNPVEEDELSVSKRKASRTRRSRIAIAVSLAVLLTVIVAAVVGTLVHRSHSERGGDSNPNHSPSTSSPPVSSNSTADLLAAVCAVTLHPDSCLASMSPFPAPPKPDPEHFLNVSLRVAIDELTNVSSLPKSLMANLNDRAARSALEDCDGLFDDALSQLNESAGFMNSGPGNLTIALTPFQINSMQTWISAAMTDEDTCLNGLEELNSTVIGEVKTRVHKSNEYMSNTLAILNKLQSLHEKFGVPKH; encoded by the coding sequence ATGGGGCCTGTAAACTTCGTCAAGGGCTATGGCGTGGTAGTCAATCCCGTAGAAGAAGATGAGCTCTCCGTTTCTAAGCGCAAAGCCTCGCGGACACGCCGCAGCCGCATCGCCATCGCAGTCTCCCTCGCCGTCCTCCTCACCGTGATCGTCGCCGCCGTGGTCGGCACGTTGGTACACCGCTCCCACTCGGAGCGCGGCGGAGATTCGAATCCGAATCATTCTCCATCGACATCATCGCCGCCGGTTTCCTCCAATTCCACCGCCGACCTACTCGCCGCCGTGTGCGCCGTGACTCTGCATCCGGACTCCTGCCTCGCTTCCATGTCTCCCTTCCCCGCCCCGCCCAAACCCGACCCGGAACACTTCCTCAACGTCTCCCTGCGGGTCGCCATTGACGAATTGACCAACGTGTCCTCGCTCCCCAAGTCCCTGATGGCGAATCTCAACGACCGCGCCGCCCGATCGGCTCTGGAGGACTGCGATGGCCTGTTCGACGACGCGCTGAGTCAACTCAACGAGTCGGCCGGGTTTATGAACTCGGGTCCCGGGAACCTCACCATCGCCCTCACGCCTTTCCAGATCAACAGCATGCAGACGTGGATAAGTGCGGCGATGACGGATGAGGACACGTGTCTTAATGGGTTGGAGGAGTTGAATTCGACGGTGATAGGCGAGGTCAAAACGAGGGTGCACAAATCGAATGAGTACATGAGCAACACGTTAGCGATTCTCAATAAACTACAAAGCCTTCACGAGAAGTTTGGTGTTCCAAAGCATTGA